Proteins from a single region of Salvelinus fontinalis isolate EN_2023a chromosome 15, ASM2944872v1, whole genome shotgun sequence:
- the LOC129811745 gene encoding tRNA (guanine(37)-N1)-methyltransferase-like isoform X2, translating to MLEQHQHSVMDPSLYTAPPEVRGMTCLDKEVFSQTVIVPALRVPKEVLNKLVKSLKKVALQRPGIRRVVEVEGNDDERLLLLDPASVSSPSSFSDAEAEALQSFGVPQELQRYELRLTYDNLKSEEVLRAVLPEGQDVTSGFSRVGHIAHMNLREHQLPYRHLIGQVIMDKNPGVTCVVNKTNTIDSTYRNFKMEVMAGEENMVAKVRENGVTYEFDFSRVYWNPRLSTEHERVVALLKRGDTVLDVFAGVGPFAIPAARRGCTVLANDLNPESHRWLQHNCKLNKVERKVTTFNLDGRDFIQGPLKQQLPVMMKGKASVHVVMNLPALALEFLDAFRGLLDQGLSCDVNLPQVHCYGFSKEDDPQKDVVERASASLGFSLEGLCSVHLVRNVAPNKEMMCVSFTIPKEVLFSRENTQTEAIEEPAPKRQKCEETTN from the exons ATGCTTGAGCAGCATCAACACAGCGTGATGGATCCCAGCCTATACACAGCTCCTCCTGAGGTCCGAGGTATGACCTGTTTGGATAAAGAAGTCTTCTCCCAGACAGTTATTGTCCCAGCCCTGCGTGTGCCAAAAGAAGTACTCAATAAATTGGTTAAGAGCCTGAAAAAAGTGGCACTCCAGCGCCCGGGCATACGAAGAGTGGTTGAGGTTGAAGGCAACGATGACGAGAGGCTCTTGTTGCTGGACCCTGCCAGTGTCTCCTCACCCAGCTCATTCAGCGACGCAGAGGCCGAGGCGTTGCAGTCATTTGGAGTACCTCAAGAGCTCCAGCGGTACGAGCTGCGGCTGACCTATGACAACCTGAAGAGTGAGGAGGTTCTGCGCGCTGTGCTGCCAGAAGGACAGGACGTCACCTCGGGGTTTAGTCGAGTGGGTCACATTGCGCACATGAACCTGCGGGAGCACCAGCTGCCCTACAGACACCTCATAG GCCAAGTCATAATGGATAAGAACCCCGGGGTGACCTGTGTGGTCAATAAGACCAACACCATCGACTCCACCTACCGCAACTTCAAGATGGAGGTGATGGCTGGAGAGGAAAATATGGTGGCTAAA GTGCGTGAGAACGGCGTGACATACGAGTTTGATTTCTCCCGTGTGTATTGGAACCCTCGTCTAAGCACCGAGCATGAGCGTGTGGTGGCCCTTCTGAAACGCGGTGACACTGTGCTGGATGTGTTTGCTGGCGTGGGTCCTTTTGCCATCCCCGCTGCCCGCCGTGGCTGCACTGTGCTGGCCAACGACCTCAACCCTGAGTCTCACCGCTGGCTGCAGCACAACTGCAAACTGAACAAGGTGGAGCGTAAGGTCACCACCTTTAACCTGGATGGCAGGGACTTCATCCAGGGGCCACTGAAGCAGCAGCTGCCTGTCATGATGAAGGGGAAAGCCAGTGTGCATGTGGTCATGAACCTTCCTGCCTTGGCCCTGGAGTTCCTGGATGCCTTCAGAGGCCTGCTGGACCAGGGACTTTCCTGTGATGTGAATCTGCCGCAGGTGCACTGCTATGGGTTCTCTAAGGAGGATGACCCCCAGAAAGACGTGGTGGAAAGGGCCTCAGCCAGCCTGGGGTTCTCCCTAGAGGGGCTGTGCTCTGTGCATCTAGTGAGGAACGTGGCCCCCAACAAGGAGATGATGTGTGTGAGCTTCACCATCCCCAAAGAGGTTCTCTTCagcagagagaacacacagacag AAGCCATAGAAGAACCAGCACCAAAGAGACAAAAGTGTGAGGAGACAACAAATTGA
- the LOC129811745 gene encoding tRNA (guanine(37)-N1)-methyltransferase-like isoform X1 — protein MLRIVPSIFSLLQTQNCVKSRYRYRTLCSVVLQSDRASTCSESVSKPMLEQHQHSVMDPSLYTAPPEVRGMTCLDKEVFSQTVIVPALRVPKEVLNKLVKSLKKVALQRPGIRRVVEVEGNDDERLLLLDPASVSSPSSFSDAEAEALQSFGVPQELQRYELRLTYDNLKSEEVLRAVLPEGQDVTSGFSRVGHIAHMNLREHQLPYRHLIGQVIMDKNPGVTCVVNKTNTIDSTYRNFKMEVMAGEENMVAKVRENGVTYEFDFSRVYWNPRLSTEHERVVALLKRGDTVLDVFAGVGPFAIPAARRGCTVLANDLNPESHRWLQHNCKLNKVERKVTTFNLDGRDFIQGPLKQQLPVMMKGKASVHVVMNLPALALEFLDAFRGLLDQGLSCDVNLPQVHCYGFSKEDDPQKDVVERASASLGFSLEGLCSVHLVRNVAPNKEMMCVSFTIPKEVLFSRENTQTEAIEEPAPKRQKCEETTN, from the exons ATGTTGAG GATTGTTCCTAGTATCTTCTCACTACTACAAACTCAAAACTGCGTGAAATCTCGCTATCGATACCGGACCCTGTGTTCAGTGGTCCTGCAGTCGGACCGAGCATCAACTTGTTCTGAGAGTGTTTCGAAGCCGATGCTTGAGCAGCATCAACACAGCGTGATGGATCCCAGCCTATACACAGCTCCTCCTGAGGTCCGAGGTATGACCTGTTTGGATAAAGAAGTCTTCTCCCAGACAGTTATTGTCCCAGCCCTGCGTGTGCCAAAAGAAGTACTCAATAAATTGGTTAAGAGCCTGAAAAAAGTGGCACTCCAGCGCCCGGGCATACGAAGAGTGGTTGAGGTTGAAGGCAACGATGACGAGAGGCTCTTGTTGCTGGACCCTGCCAGTGTCTCCTCACCCAGCTCATTCAGCGACGCAGAGGCCGAGGCGTTGCAGTCATTTGGAGTACCTCAAGAGCTCCAGCGGTACGAGCTGCGGCTGACCTATGACAACCTGAAGAGTGAGGAGGTTCTGCGCGCTGTGCTGCCAGAAGGACAGGACGTCACCTCGGGGTTTAGTCGAGTGGGTCACATTGCGCACATGAACCTGCGGGAGCACCAGCTGCCCTACAGACACCTCATAG GCCAAGTCATAATGGATAAGAACCCCGGGGTGACCTGTGTGGTCAATAAGACCAACACCATCGACTCCACCTACCGCAACTTCAAGATGGAGGTGATGGCTGGAGAGGAAAATATGGTGGCTAAA GTGCGTGAGAACGGCGTGACATACGAGTTTGATTTCTCCCGTGTGTATTGGAACCCTCGTCTAAGCACCGAGCATGAGCGTGTGGTGGCCCTTCTGAAACGCGGTGACACTGTGCTGGATGTGTTTGCTGGCGTGGGTCCTTTTGCCATCCCCGCTGCCCGCCGTGGCTGCACTGTGCTGGCCAACGACCTCAACCCTGAGTCTCACCGCTGGCTGCAGCACAACTGCAAACTGAACAAGGTGGAGCGTAAGGTCACCACCTTTAACCTGGATGGCAGGGACTTCATCCAGGGGCCACTGAAGCAGCAGCTGCCTGTCATGATGAAGGGGAAAGCCAGTGTGCATGTGGTCATGAACCTTCCTGCCTTGGCCCTGGAGTTCCTGGATGCCTTCAGAGGCCTGCTGGACCAGGGACTTTCCTGTGATGTGAATCTGCCGCAGGTGCACTGCTATGGGTTCTCTAAGGAGGATGACCCCCAGAAAGACGTGGTGGAAAGGGCCTCAGCCAGCCTGGGGTTCTCCCTAGAGGGGCTGTGCTCTGTGCATCTAGTGAGGAACGTGGCCCCCAACAAGGAGATGATGTGTGTGAGCTTCACCATCCCCAAAGAGGTTCTCTTCagcagagagaacacacagacag AAGCCATAGAAGAACCAGCACCAAAGAGACAAAAGTGTGAGGAGACAACAAATTGA